The following DNA comes from Geminocystis sp. M7585_C2015_104.
GTAGTCTACGCTGGAAATGGTTCTCTCGTCCCCCCCCGCCTCACCCTCAAACAATCTTTGGCGCGGCAAATGCCCGTAATTTTGGTGTACTACTTAGACGACAACAGTGACTGTAAAAAGTTTGCTCCTGTGGTGTCTCGTCTTCAGGAGTTTTACGGTCGGGTTGCTAGCATTATACCTGTAAACGTTGATAGTATAACCATGAAAGAGGAATACCAGCCCGATGAAGTAGGATATTACTATCGTGGGGCAATTCCCCAAACTGTCATTTTAGCTCAAAATGGCAATAAGGTGTTCGATGAGGTGGGGCTTATTGAATTTGAACAGGCTGATGGTGTCCTCCGACGGTTGTTTGGACTTTTGCCTCCCACCAAATCTACAACCTTAAAAAGGGAAAGTTTTAATGAATTTAACAGTGAATTTGTAGGGGAGAATTAGGATTTGTTATGATTAACAACCAACAATTTTTAACAGAAGAGGAGTCCTTAAAAGTTCAGGCCAGTTTGTTGACCTCTGAGGAAAAATTCTTAACTCGTCTGACTATTTCCTCCTGGCGACTTTTGAAATTAATTGCACAGCATTATAACAAGCCCATGGAGGAGCTCACAGTGGAAGAAATAATTTCTTGGATGGAAAGAGACAGTAAAATAAGGCGGGAGAAGGGACCGGAATTTTCAGTTTTAAAATGGTAGGTTATTTGCAGTGTTCTAGTACTTGTAATAGTTGCTCAGCCCCATTGTCAATATACCCCTTCCCACGCAAATAGCCAGTATTGGCACCGGGGAGAATGTAGGTAAGGGGGCGATTCTGGAGACGGGCGGCCAATTTGCGGACACTGCGGAGTTGAATGGGCCAATGGAAAGTTTTTGCTAGCTTTAAAGGGGCAATTTTCCCTTCTCCCACAGGTAGTAAATGACGTCCAGAAAACAAGATACCTCCATTTTTTTCGTAGTACAA
Coding sequences within:
- a CDS encoding thylakoid membrane photosystem I accumulation factor; this translates as MLASRCPSHLISFLLPCLLLIASFCLFPPAAVADLNNDRFDGNIFVVYAGNGSLVPPRLTLKQSLARQMPVILVYYLDDNSDCKKFAPVVSRLQEFYGRVASIIPVNVDSITMKEEYQPDEVGYYYRGAIPQTVILAQNGNKVFDEVGLIEFEQADGVLRRLFGLLPPTKSTTLKRESFNEFNSEFVGEN